DNA sequence from the Pomacea canaliculata isolate SZHN2017 linkage group LG7, ASM307304v1, whole genome shotgun sequence genome:
ACAGGACGCACACAGGACGGTCGCCATTATTGTGCTGCTGGCTGTGACGTGCGGGgaaacacgcacacgcacgcacggacgGACACTCTCACATGAGCTACACGTGTAAACACATATCTACAGAGACCTGATGTAATAAAACATTGTTGTTGTGCGAATTTGAAGCTCAAGTATTTTTTCAGTATGAAGACAGAAGCGTGTGACATATCAGTGACCAAAGATGCATCTCGACATCTCGACCACGGAGTCCGTACATCTCGACCACAGAGTCTGTACATCTCGACCTTCCTACCTTTGGGAGGGAGAGTTGTTTGTTTAGTAACATCTTTGTGGTCAGTCATTAAATATTTACCCAGTAGCCCTTGGTTACTGCTggcaactgttttgttttcaaagcttCTCTAGGCATCTGTCATTCTCACTCACCGGTGTTTACACCTGTCAGCGGTTTTCTGCTCCCATAGTAACATTTCCAATGGCAGAGCTGCTTCAGAGACAGGTAGGTGTACGCTGCGGGTACAATTGTAacccaaataaaataatgtaccGAAACGGCTGACATAAGTAAATGATATTCGAGTCTTGTTTTTGGATCAGTGGGTGGTGTCGAGCTTCGACCCAGTTTTCCTATCTTTATCCACAGTTTGATGTGTCAGGGTCCTGGTGACCTGGCCTCGCTGCACGGCAAATAATCAGATTATCTTCTGTGCAGCGGTGCAATGTGTCATGAAAGATTCAGACAGGTCGGCCTACTTTAATGGATTCCCTGAAATCACTTCAGTATCTACGTGACAGGGGAGCGGCGCTGTCTAGGAGCCATAAAGATTTAAATGATACGCTCGCTTGTCAGCATTGTATTGTGGATTGAAAGTGAATGCTTCTTTattcggatctcgtctcgggacacacTTTTTCTCCTTTCGGGATATGTTCATACCTGTTCACATGAGTGGATATCCTGCAGTCCGCATACCTCCCCCTTCATCAGCGCTTTGTCCTTTTCCCATAACCGGTCAAAGGCAGCAAACTCCTGTATCCCAACCAAAGCAGCGACACACATTGCATCCTTTtctctcaaatatttttatttatagagccTTTTCTCATCTTTTGCAGCAGGCTGAAAGTattttcattcaattttttcctttatttaaagATTCACTGGTACCAGTGGACGAACGGTTGTGATGGTTGTCAGGGAGCCGTTCACTTCACGGCTTCACACACCTCGCACTCACTGTATACACACGTccccacacgtgttctttcaatcataaatcacatagatttgtcgtgggcaacgAAACATTTTATATCACTAAACATTAAaccttaaacacacacacgttactGCAAACGATATACATACAGTCTGAATGTCTTTCACGCCGCGGCCTGTAAATCAAATTTGACGATTGTCTTTTCGAATAGTTCGCTAAAGTCCTAGTTACTTACACCGTACTGCCTGAAGTTATCGTCTtagaaaccaaaaataaaacgtgCTGGTAAAATCCTCCCTGAATTTTACATACACTATACTGCATCCCAATGTTAATGATGTAGTCACTCTCCTTTTCTGAATTCACATTAAACAACGATAAGTCTTCTTCCTTCACGACATGTCCTTTCTTAAAATCCACAGTTGTAGGATTCTTGTGTTCTCCGTCTTAACAGAGTCGTACATTGATTAGTTTGACAGTTCTTCTCTTCTTGAAAACTCtcacaattttcatttcttataaAGGGTAGATGCTTTCTTGGCCGACGTCTAGGTGGCGACCACGAATAGTTATCCtggaacaacacacaagttccCGAAACGGACAATCCATACACTCTGTCCGCTTCTCGTCACTTCTCCCAGCCGTCTCGGCGGTTTCTTTGGGATTCCTCCCTCCCAGTGGGTCCCTCAGTAGTTCCTTGGCTAGGTAAGCAACTAGTTTACTTATTACCGGtccctgtatccacacgtacagtcagaccTCTTTCCCGCCTGTCTTTTCTCTATCTCGTctccctgtcgtctgctgtcttccaaaaaatattttcactctaCCCACaatctaaaattgcgtcataatatgacgtcgggttctgacgcaaaaccacgaagcagcaaacacactcatatactgttaagggcaataatccctgactaaccacagacaggggcaacaaccccctgttcctaacaatGGTCCCCTGGCACTGGTCGTCGGGTGTTGGTGGGTAAGTGAAAGTTAGCACACCGATACAGACCGACAcacatgcaccacacacacacatatacacgcgaAGTGTAGTGTAGTCAGTGCCTTAGTCAACCCAGCGTTTAGACAAGTGATGTAAAACCGCCCCCAGGAGTAAGTACAGCAGTATTTACAAACATTGCAATATGCAGTGTTACAAATGCAGTAGTAAATGCAGGAGTACATACTACAGATTAAAGGTGAGGTGGGATGGGGACTACCATCACCAGCtgtgacgtacaccgggacACCGGGTACAGCCTGTTGTAGCGGTCAGTTTCCGGATACTCGCCACGTACACAAACCACCACCTTCCTCTCGATTCCGCGAACCACGTTGCCGGAGGACACCCACACTACGTCACTACGGGCCGTGGCTACGTCCTCCATGTCCTCCGTGTCATTGCTCTTCATGACTCTGGCAGGAATGTCAGCTGTCCTCAGCCCCTGCACGACACCTGAATTGTCGTACACCTGCCCAACACACAGCACCAGCACGTCCCGGAACTCAAGGGCAGGCGGGTACTCGGCGTCAGAGAGTCTGTGGGACGTCGTCACAGCTGCTGACGTTTGttcacctgctgctgctgctgctgctggtgccgGTGCTGCACACAGTCAGGAACATCTGTGATAAATTGCACACCTGGAGACAATCCATGACCACCCCGAGAGAAACATGTCTAACCGCGTGCAGTCTGCCAGCATTCTAAGGCATTCTAGGGCACACATGGAACGTCAACACTGACGTGTCAACGTCGACTATCGATCGCTTGCTGGACGTCAGCAACAAACTGTGACAAGGTCTTTGGTTTACTCTCGTCACGCACCACTAGTCTTGTGGCAGTCTGGTCAACATGTTTACTCCCAGCACGAGTCACGTGCACAAAAAAAGGTAGCTTATAAATAAATCATGACAAGCACGcttgcaagaaaagaaaaaaaaaaaaagaaagagaacctGAAACGAAATAGGTAAGATAAAAATTAGTTAAATCAAATTAgctttaattatattaattaccTATGTAGTGCTGTAAACCTTTGTGCCCAAATACCAAGAGCCTACCTGTCACCAGGTTGTCCTGATCACCAACTCGGAGACCTTTGAGGAAGATGGCGACCTCCTCGCCACACCTTTGACAGTCTACGGGGAACTCCGCAGGGTGGGTGGGACGTTCGTGATGTATCCACTTCACGTCCGGGCCTTGGGTGGGATAGGGCAAACCCCGACTTTCATATGAACGAACCAGGGAACCCATTTCCTCCGATCTTTCGACTTCCCTCACGACGGttggaggagagcggaggggccTGGTGAAATATTCCAGCTTCCAACCTTTTGGGGCGACTTTATGTTTGCAGCTGGCAGCCCAGAGATGGGTGTCTTGGACGAATCTCCTCAGGTTTTCGCAAAACGAATGAAAGTGCGTTTTACTGACAGCTCGAAAATCCTTCTCCGGCTGGCTgttaaatgaagatttaataATTTAGGCTTTGTCTATCTTACATGAAATTAAACTCATTTTCTAGCAGCTTTATTGAAAAGTAAACTTCTCGctaataagaatttttttaatttgtatttgtgtttccCTTTTACTAACCCTGAAGAGTGTAGATGATATCTGTCGTTACTTATATTCTcactttcagattttaaaaatatcataattaataacatgaCACCTTGTGTGCTCTGTAAAAAAATGTACCTAGAGACTTAGATTATGTCACGTGGTTATTTTCAACCGACAAGGACTCTTCAGTCACGTGCTCACTTACACATCATCAGGCCCTACTTcgtcagcgatgacgtacaccTCTCCGTTCTTTGCTGCATCCGTCAACTCCTGTGTCGCCCTGTCAACGTCAGTGCCGCCTCGGAAGTTGTACTGCAGCAGGTGCAGCTGACCGCACTGACCGCACTCCTCCCCTGCCTGCCGCATCCTCTCCAGTTCGTGCTGCAGCAGATGGTGCAGCATGCAGCACGCCATGCGGCTGTGTTCCGTCGTGCTCATGACGTAGACGTCGTGGTTGTGCCGCAGCCACTTGAGGGCCACCAGCTGCAGCACGACCGTCTTGCCGGTGCCTGGGGGTCCAGCCAGGAACACTCGCAACTCCTTCGAGTGGATGAGGTCGACTTGCTCGGGAAAGAGAGTTAACTGAGAGAAGTACACCCCTGTCTTGGACACCGCTTGTCCTAAGGTCTTCACGGTCAGCCGAGGAGTAGATGTACAGGGAACTGTGACAGTCGTGGCGGGCCCGCAGAACCTACAGCATTATATAGGTATATAGATAATCTGATAAATTATCTTGATACTATTGATACATGGCAAAAATATTAGTGACTATGGTGGTctataaaactattaaaaatattaataataatattccaGACTCCTCGCAGTCTAAAGGTTGGAGTGTTAGTGTATAATCAGGGGACGTTATAAAATAGTAACAGTAACTGAAACCAGCATCTGCAAGAGGTGAATATAATAGTAAGCTATGGACATTCTCTTTCTTAGAACATGCTAAGCACAGCATGCATTTTTCTCCTCAGAAAATTATTAAcagtgtaatatttttaaacatttatcgAGTATATGTAAGCCGAGCAGGTCTGTGGATATGGAATGGATGAGAGCTGACTTCTTTACCTGGCGACAATGTTCTCATACACTTCCGCGGTCATCACTGAGTCCGGTTCCAGACAGGCTACGTGGAACTGCCACCAGTCCCAAAATTCCTGCAGCACGTACTTATTTACATCCCAGGGGGCTTCACTGGGAGGCAACCGATCAGAACAGATCAATCCATTGATGACATCAGAATCAACCAATCCCAGACAATGGCTCAGCAACTGTGACAGTATGAAATAAGtcaacagataaataaacattatgaaaGATAGATGGTGTAATGCACCCCACGCGCACAAAATGCTGAATACATGCCTAAATtacattgattaaaaaataagataccTGTGGCAACGTCAGTGATCGGAGAGGTATTAATACAATtttagacaaaaataattataaacttgtTTATGCAAACCTGACACATcatctagaattttttttttgacgccCTGACTTCTACCATCTTTTGTACCCACATCATGAGGTCAAGTTGAAGTGGTGATTTACTACACGCGTATTAAAACATCATGCATCATTGAAAACAGTGAAATtgttaatgtaaataatataaaattttaagaacCAGCTGCGTGAGATGGTAGTGATAAGAGGTTGGTTTAATAGGAAGTCGTGTTTCTCCAAGGTTAGCCCACACGATACCGCGTGCGTCCCTGGGGCTGGGCGAGAAGCGTTATTACTAGCGGTTAAttactgtttctgtttgttttgtgagGTTGTTTTTTTACCTTTGTGAGGTCAAGGTCGGTCGCAAGAATCgtcttcatccttctctccgTGAGGTTAGGCAGTGCAATGACCTTTGTGACACGGATTCCTGGAGCAAtgtcagacaccaggtgagTCAGAACCACCTGGGCTTTGTCCAGCTGCGACACAGCCGTCCTGAGCTTCTTCCCGATCTCCTGCCCTGAGATGTTCCCTGAAGTAGCCTTGACCTCGCAAAGGACAAGGCCGTACAGCTTGTGAATGAGAAGCAGGTCAAAGGTTCCCTGTCTCCTGGTAGGGGAAAGGTTGGCAACTGTAGGCATGAGAGCGCATGCCTCGGCGTAAGCGAAGTCTCCTAGGTAATCCACGAAGTGGAGCTGGCTCAGCGCCATGAAGACTTCATTGTGAACCTCCGCCATCTTGTGGAGGCACATGAGGACCCGCTCGAGGGCGGCATCTTTAGCGATATCACTGTCTTGTACACGGGGTGGTTGTGGAACTTCGCCTGTCGCTCCAGTACCTGGAAGGTAACGCGACTGGAACACAGGTGGAGCCTGTGGCTGTAAGGTCAGAAGATTAATGTCCTGCCCTTCGAGTCGCCATTTGACCCTAGGCACTCGGTTGATGAAGACTGCTGGCAGGAAATAAGCTTGTGACTGGAAATCAGGGTACGCTTCAGAAACCCAGTATTTCCAAAAGTCCTGAGCCTTTTCCTTGATGATTTTCtgtcataaataaagattttaaaatgcattttactaAAATTTTTTGTGCAGCCAATAACAGCATCAAAAAATTGCGAACATGAACttgctttaaagaaaacattttgagtCAGACTTGTTTCAATAACTTTCTATTTCTGATATAATTTACATCTTTTTAGATGTTAAACCCGTGAAACTGTGAAGAAAATGCAATGAGATTCGTCAATCTTTTGCTATTTTCGAGCATTTTCATTTGTCagagaaacagtttttactACAGCTTGTAAGCTACTTTAATCCAAATGGAGAATGTTGCGTGAGCCATGAGTGAATAACATCCCTCCATTTGCACACATCATTGTGTGTACACCACGTCGCTTaggacatttttaaaacacaaaatgtagaCGCCTACCTCTCCCCCTGTTTTTTCATATATCAGACGAATGGCTTGTCTGATCTGTATAGGTCTGCCTGATATACGGAACTCTCGTAATCCGCATCCAAGCGTGACGGAATCCACCAGGCGAACACTGGCGCCAGACACCCTCTtgatttcatttaaattttggtCACCTTTAGAAGACGAGTTAATAATAGTACATTACATTGATATCGTGCAGTTGTACAAATATCTCATTCTAGAAACACAGACAAATATCACACAAAGGCGTATTAGGtatgagaacacacacacacacaaacacattcgggctaattaatgttttattgatGACACCAAAGACCAGGTATATGCAGTTCCGTCACGTCTGCCAAACTGTGTTTGCATGAGCGACTACACCTACCTGTACCGATAACGAGGCCACACTTGTCAGGGGGAACACCGAGCGGATAATGAAGTCTGGGAGGATGTTGGGACTTCCGCGAGCTGCTGACTTTACGTGGACGCCCGGAAGACTCTGCActcattttctaaaaataatacaaatgacGTCGCCGCTGACGACGACAatgttgacgatgatgataaaaaccGAGGAAAAACGTGAAGAACATCAACAATAAGGCTATCAGCATTGACTACATCATCTACACCATtagaagaagaattaaaatttcTCACAAGCAATGACAGAACCACTTACTATGATGGAGGTGGATGACGTCTTGGCCCTAGGTGTGTTCCTATCTCACCCATTCTGAAAATGGCTTCTTTAATTGGCGATAAGACCATCGGCTAGTGCAGTGGCTTGCAGGAGGTTGGTTCTTCATTTGCGCTGAATACTTAAAAcgaaatgtgaaaataaagctACTTACAGAGAAAGCCAAACACAAGTACAGCCGCCATTATTCACAGGTTGTTATTACTGTAACCGTGAGGTCAGTTGTATTTTCCGTCTGCGCCATGACAGTGTTCACAGAAGTGTTTGGTTGTTGACCTCGCCAACCGGCGACTGACTCGCATGCTGGTGGTGGTCTAAGAATCGGTGCTTACTTTTGGTAAACAACCTTCCTGTTGATCAGTCTAAGGTCAGGGCCACGAGGAGCTGAGTACATAAAAGTGTCTTTCAATTCAGGGCCACCCGCCatattataacaaaataaaaacagtgcaTTGATGTATGAATGTTTAATATGCATACGAGCTCAACACAAcaatcagagaaagagagaaggggagagagagaggaaggaagacAGAGGTAGGAGAGAGCGTTGCTTTTTATTTCGTGTATGACTGCAATAGTGTCAACAATATCATTGCCTCGTTACCGCCTCATTGATTGCCGCCGGCGTATTTTTGAGAAatacatcacgtgactgacacCTGAGCTTGTCCTGTGTGTGTAGGCAATACACGCTGTGTGCAAATGCAGTAAAGGTagtcacacctgtaacacactGGAGTCCAGGTGGAGTTACACTTTCATTCTAATCAGAacgaaataattattttgaccCCTTCGACATTTTAGTAGAAAGTTTTACCTTTGTGGGATAAAACAGGCTGGACAGAAAGGTGcatagagatagagagataagGACAGTTTGACAGACAATGTTTTTGGTGTACCTGTATATTTGTCACTACGCCAGCGGACAtcaatttttcttcctttttcgtGGTAAAGATCTGATACAAGTTGTTTCTCCCTTTCAGCTTCTCCAGTTGATTATCAGATTGTTGTTGAAAGAAAGCACTCACAGTGATGATTGAGATGGACACATTAAGGATCATCCTTATTGGGAAAACCGGAAGTGGAAAAAGCACTATAGGAAACACACTTCTCGGGGAAAAATACTTTACAACCTCCTCTGGATTCTGTAGTCCCAGTGAAAAGTGTGGATGGAGATGCGTCTCAAAAAGCAGATTGTCAATCGAGGTTTGTTGTCTCTTTTCTTACTAGGAGTTTTTTGACattaaagacataaatttattagACCTACTGACACATTAAAAAGGGTTGGGCAGTCCCCTGACCTTTCTGTCGATGGTGATGAGGTCACCAGGTGTCAGAGACCACATTTGTGTCAGGGACAGCTTTCATGGAGGTGAGCATCTCCTCGCCCACTGCCTTACCCTCCCCAATCCTCTATAGAGGGTCCTTTCTCATCACCTTGATAAGACTTCTATTAATTTGCATTATTTAGATGTCTTCCactatttttattgttcaatGACTAACTACTATAGCCTTCTAAGCAATGATATCCCCAATATAGTAACACCATTTATCTGTGTACCTTGTCCAGCTTGAAGTCATaagcaaaatgtaaattatAGTTGATATGAAAACAAGTTCAAGTGTACATGGAAATAGAGTGGGTTGGCTTAAAGTAGAAAAGAAGTGCTAATTATTgttcaaagtaaacaattaaagtaaACTTTATTGAGTAGTTTATCTCTATATCGCCTCTAATCTGCAACGTGTATAATAATGCCTAGCAAATTACCTGGACCTATTTTGTTTACCTTCCAGTTAACAGACACACCTGGCATTTTTGATACTTACCCAAATACAGAATCGGTAGATCGTGAGTTTCTCAAGACCGTGTGTCTGGCATCCCCAGGTCCACATGCCATCTTGTTCATTGTGCGAGCTGACTGCAGGTTCACCCGTGAAGACTACTTCATGTACGAGGACATGAAATCCATGTTTGGAGAGAGCCTGACACGGTTCCTCATCCTTGTGTTCAATGGTATCAGTCAGAAAGATTTCgaagagaaatataaagaaataagcTGTCTTCCTGCAGACCTACTGAGGATTATGCATGAAGCGGGTGGACGTGTGGTTTGTTTCAGTGACACCCGGACTAACACCTCTTCCAGGGACGAAGTTGAAAAACTTCTCAGCAGCATTCAAAATCTTAAGAAACATAATAATGGCGCCTTTCACTCGAACCAAAACTTTAGATGTGTGCATGaaaaaatgcttcaaaaactgGGCAACAGCGACATTAAAATTCACGAGATAAAGAAAAGCATGGCTGAAGAAAGGGATTTGTGCTTTCTTGAATAATGTTTGATGTCGAATGTCCTGCAAGTTTATAATTCTCAAGACACTTCATTACCTGTTATTTATGTTAGTAGTGACAGAGATTACTAGTTATTTAGGCCACGTAGAAACAGTTCTATTTTAGAActtaattacaaattatttgTGGTCTTAGCTAGAAAGGCTTACTTCTTACAGTAAGATGTAGCGCCTCACCAAAGCATAATTCTTCAACCTGAATACACATTCACAACAGACCTGCTCATCACACAGATTATGTTGCCAAAGAAAGCTTTCTTCAAAAAGACATTTCTTCTCAGATTGTTTTCAGGCTTTTAAATGCTGTCACCcaagacaatatatatatacaactgtGACGACTACAGGGCCAGGGTGACAGCTTCCCTAGGGTTTTAAGGAGTCCCTTGGATATTTAATGGGTTCCAGAGAGACCACtgtttcttttatagtttaaaaattgtttcttgacCTAGGCTGTTGCTTGGAGTGCAAAGGTTCAAGCCTTGTGGGCAGTCATACACTTGTGAATTCTAATAAAAGCGCCACAATGGCATGCAAGAGTTGAGTGTCTTTTGTAATAAAgtgggaaagaaagagggaagacCATTTAATTGACTGTCGCCAGCCAGTCTTCACTTCCCAAGGAGACACGACAAGTACAGGGATACAGTAATAAGGATtaactgatgtatgtttactgggaaattatttttaacattaattgtgtattttttgttaatatcaTTAGATGTATACAGGTCTGCAGTAGAGACAAAGCTGTTTGGGGAAGAGAAGAATGCGCAAATGTCCAGGAAAGTACGTGGATGCCAGTGTCTGTGACAAACAGTAATGTAAGAATTGAGAAGCTGATGTTGTAATATTAACTACAAATTCGGCAAAGCATCATAACTAAAAAATAGTCAAACGTGAATATTTTCAGCTCAAAGACAAATGGCATTTATGTGCCGCATCCATCTGGTATGCAATGATGTTGAGCAGAACGGTTTATGAAGAGTTTTTATTGAGATGTTTATCACCTACAGATTATCAgaaacagacttttctttgaaaataatacCAAGATGTCTTCTGCTTTTTGACAATACGAGGATACAAATATTTCTCgttcagtttgttgtttttaaagacaCTTCAGTGTGTGCATGGATTGTATCGACTTTCTGAAAAATCAGGCTTTGTGCGACCTTGTTTACCTGCTCATCAGTGCGGATAGTTTTCTGAGGAGCACCAGGATTTCTCGTAAACTCGtttctaaaaatacaaaaataaaaccaacaaagcTCGCAGTTGCTCGCTCAATACATCCAGTCACACGACTTTGTGCAGTCGTTCACCTGCTCACTCCGCTCTATCAAGGTGTTGTGAAAGAcgagtttaaaaatatttacaccacCTGCATGCAAGGTGAGCGAGGTGAGAACCTTTCAGGTAAATATTACCTGTCGCTCACTATCGTTTCTCGAAAATGTGCCACGACAGTGCTATTTATAGGCTCATGATCAGCTCAGTGATGTAGTTCGTGGTGACAAGAAACTACCGGCACAGGTATGAGGGATGGAACACATTTACAGGTAATACAATTCACAAGATTCTGTGATGTTTCACCTAGTATGTATGTATacgtgtttatgtgtgtgtatttatgtattgatgtgtgtatttttgtgaatattagtatgtgtgtttttatagTAATTTGTATGCGTGTACATATGTGAATATGTCTATGTATCAGGTAGGTAGACAATGTACCTTTGTGTGCGTTTCTACCCTAATTTCTAAAGGCGTGTGTTTCTGAAGAAAAGTAATGTCCATATGTTGTACCAAGTATACACTTGATATGTTAATGCTTGTTTTAACGATTATTATTCAGCACTTtcgatgaaaagaaaaattgaaaatgtttttactgtttctaATTGTTGCTGCGTTTAATGCATTGTAACCATGTTTCAAATTTAGAATTCTTCTCAAAAGAGAATGGTCATAGAAATGGACAGGTGGATGAAGACAGTCGTTGAGATCAAGGAGGCTCCTAGTCCTAGGAAACAGGTAGGTCTCTACTTGTAAGCGGGTACCTATCAAGCTTTGGGGATAAAACTTTGAGAGTTTAAAGCTTTATTTCAAttgcctttgtttttgttttttttttgttgttttttttagaaatctgCTCTTCGGTATTCTGGTGCATTGTGTCCAGACtccatttctttgcttttttttattcagttcatTGCAAACGCCACAAGA
Encoded proteins:
- the LOC112568122 gene encoding uncharacterized protein LOC112568122 isoform X1 — encoded protein: MSAESSGRPRKVSSSRKSQHPPRLHYPLGVPPDKCGLVIGTGDQNLNEIKRVSGASVRLVDSVTLGCGLREFRISGRPIQIRQAIRLIYEKTGGEKIIKEKAQDFWKYWVSEAYPDFQSQAYFLPAVFINRVPRVKWRLEGQDINLLTLQPQAPPVFQSRYLPGTGATGEVPQPPRVQDSDIAKDAALERVLMCLHKMAEVHNEVFMALSQLHFVDYLGDFAYAEACALMPTVANLSPTRRQGTFDLLLIHKLYGLVLCEVKATSGNISGQEIGKKLRTAVSQLDKAQVVLTHLVSDIAPGIRVTKVIALPNLTERRMKTILATDLDLTKLLSHCLGLVDSDVINGLICSDRLPPSEAPWDVNKYVLQEFWDWWQFHVACLEPDSVMTAEVYENIVARFCGPATTVTVPCTSTPRLTVKTLGQAVSKTGVYFSQLTLFPEQVDLIHSKELRVFLAGPPGTGKTVVLQLVALKWLRHNHDVYVMSTTEHSRMACCMLHHLLQHELERMRQAGEECGQCGQLHLLQYNFRGGTDVDRATQELTDAAKNGEVYVIADEVGPDDVQPEKDFRAVSKTHFHSFCENLRRFVQDTHLWAASCKHKVAPKGWKLEYFTRPLRSPPTVVREVERSEEMGSLVRSYESRGLPYPTQGPDVKWIHHERPTHPAEFPVDCQRCGEEVAIFLKGLRVGDQDNLVTAPAPAAAAAAGEQTSAAVTTSHRLSDAEYPPALEFRDVLVLCVGQVYDNSGVVQGLRTADIPARVMKSNDTEDMEDVATARSDVVWVSSGNVVRGIERKVVVCVRGEYPETDRYNRLYPVSRCTSQLVMVVPIPPHL
- the LOC112568122 gene encoding uncharacterized protein LOC112568122 isoform X2, producing MSAESSGRPRKVSSSRKSQHPPRLHYPLGVPPDKCGLVIGTGDQNLNEIKRVSGASVRLVDSVTLGCGLREFRISGRPIQIRQAIRLIYEKTGGEKIIKEKAQDFWKYWVSEAYPDFQSQAYFLPAVFINRVPRVKWRLEGQDINLLTLQPQAPPVFQSRYLPGTGATGEVPQPPRVQDSDIAKDAALERVLMCLHKMAEVHNEVFMALSQLHFVDYLGDFAYAEACALMPTVANLSPTRRQGTFDLLLIHKLYGLVLCEVKATSGNISGQEIGKKLRTAVSQLDKAQVVLTHLVSDIAPGIRVTKVIALPNLTERRMKTILATDLDLTKLLSHCLGLVDSDVINGLICSDRLPPSEAPWDVNKYVLQEFWDWWQFHVACLEPDSVMTAEVYENIVARFCGPATTVTVPCTSTPRLTVKTLGQAVSKTGVYFSQLTLFPEQVDLIHSKELRVFLAGPPGTGKTVVLQLVALKWLRHNHDVYVMSTTEHSRMACCMLHHLLQHELERMRQAGEECGQCGQLHLLQYNFRGGTDVDRATQELTDAAKNGEVYVIADEVGPDDVQPEKDFRAVSKTHFHSFCENLRRFVQDTHLWAASCKHKVAPKGWKLEYFTRPLRSPPTVVREVERSEEMGSLVRSYESRGLPYPTQGPDVKWIHHERPTHPAEFPVDCQRCGEEVAIFLKGLRVGDQDNLVTDVPDCVQHRHQQQQQQQVNKRQQL
- the LOC112568125 gene encoding GTPase IMAP family member 4-like, with the protein product MIEMDTLRIILIGKTGSGKSTIGNTLLGEKYFTTSSGFCSPSEKCGWRCVSKSRLSIELTDTPGIFDTYPNTESVDREFLKTVCLASPGPHAILFIVRADCRFTREDYFMYEDMKSMFGESLTRFLILVFNGISQKDFEEKYKEISCLPADLLRIMHEAGGRVVCFSDTRTNTSSRDEVEKLLSSIQNLKKHNNGAFHSNQNFRCVHEKMLQKLGNSDIKIHEIKKSMAEERDLCFLE